From the Trifolium pratense cultivar HEN17-A07 linkage group LG4, ARS_RC_1.1, whole genome shotgun sequence genome, the window attaaaaaaaaatgtcttttgtaatatatatatacacgagGTCGGAGAGGAAGTATTTGGAGTTGATGATTTCCTTCAATACTCCATTGATAAAGGAGAGCATAGTAACTTTACACGGTGGTCAAGCTAAAGCCACGTAGAAATAAGGACCTCAACAAATTGTTAAAGTGGAAAAAAGCGTTGCTAATCTCAAGAATCCCCAGGAACACAGCGTTGAAAATGAGCAATTTTTGGCGTGGCCTTCGAGTATTTTCACTGTACTCCATTGTTATTGTTTGTGGTCCAATATGaaatagagaaagaaaataaaaacaaaaatattgtaCCAGTACAAAACGAAAGGAAAGAGCAGGAGTAACTAGTATAAGTATAAGTATAACCAACAACGACACTATACAATTGAATAGTCCAAATCAATAGTATGACACTGCTTATATTGCTGTAACCACTCTCTGCATCTTCAGAGACTGCTTGCCTGCATATACCTCTCTTTTCAGTAACAAAAATTGTCGGAAGAAGAGTATCAATTACActttcaaaattttttttgaacaagcaatTACACTTTCAAAATTGATTTCTCACACtaataaaatcaacattttttatactaatttaaccattaaaattttacttttaagatgaataaatgaaatattttagatTACCGAAATTTAATATTGATATGTTGAAAAAATTCAACTTTGTTACTAAAATATGATGAAAAAAAagagagtttttattttttacttacttcaagtgtttttttttctgaaaATTATCATTAAATATGATATGGAAAAGTTAGTTTTCATCtatattttgtcttttttttaacgataaatattattattaataattaatttttgcaCAAGACGAAAAGATACCTGTAAAAGAGGGGctacaaaaataaatacattgtATATAAGCAGAACACCaatgaaaataccaaaacatACATCACCTAATGGAGgttcatttttaatttcattcttaAAAAGATACTCATCAGCTTCCAGACTACCAGAAAAGACAACAATCCGACTCTTAAAAATGTCAATATACACTAAATTTAGTTTTACAATGACTTATTGAACATTAAACATGAATATTTCCGCTGAGATTCAAATATTACTCCCAGTTCACTATAATGTTAAACTCTAGCTTCTTTCATTCActatttgttgtattttaacCCATCAAATTACTTCACTAACTATCATTAATAAGAACCTACTTCCtctggacacaaatataagaaaaaacacTTTATATTTTGGacacaaaatataagtaaaaatcaactacttttaaattaattaatactactattcctaatatactcttatttaatcatttagttttttcaaaagtttatgtgattttcaaaacataaatcacttttcaaaaggtaatatagtaaacttaattcatttttgcattaaatcaagaaaattaactatatttaactaaatttcttaaacaccgtgTAAacgattattttttcttatatttatgttcGGAGGGAATGAATATTAATAAACAAACTaattttattattgaaattaacactattaattttttataaaatgtaaaaagattttgaaaaataaaacatctaTTATAACACGGACACGGAGAGAGTACAGCATAAccttgcaagttgcaacttAAATGGTTTCCTAACTTTGGAAATTTAGTCTATTAGTCCAAAACACCGAGACATTTTACATCTCAACCATATTTTAACTTCATGACACATATTCTAACTTTTTTAGTCTGAAGTTTGAATTGTCATTTATATAGTCAACAACATGATTGTGCAACCACATGCAATTAATTCATTTGGATttctgtgtgttttttttttttaagagatcatttgtgtaatctatttttttgaaatatagaaaatgtttttctcaaaataatttttttcgtttttaGTTCCTTCCAAAAATACTAGTTGGCATGACCTATGTATACTACTACACATCaaatataaacaacaaaaataatcatgtcttatgtctaaaatataacaaaattcgATTAACTCTACTATGTTTAAGGTTACTTTTCTCAAAATATCCTTATATTATTTACTTCCTCCGGTCTTTAATACAAGAAAATTTTCACTctttagatacattaaaatatTGATGTATCTAAATTATGATTTGGTTTAgatacatcaatatttcaatgtatttaaaaagtagaagttttcttatattaaggaccggaggaaatatttatttaataattctTAATGTCATacgaaaaaaaatgttacatcGTGCAATGAATGTACTCTCCTATTTGTAAATTACAGTTAGATTAGATTTTGCCTTGGGGAGCAAGCAAAGGCAAAATAAGCATGCAGGTCAACAACCACGTGTTATGATATGTGGTGCTTTGGGAGGAGTAAAACGTTGCCCAAGAGTGACCGAAATCTTTGCTTATTTTTGCTTGTCCACCAAGCGACACTGACCTTTTATttacacttttatttttaattttaattactaCCTTGGCCTCCAAGTTCCACATCTCTTTTGTAATAAACCACTCACTTAAATTCTAGCAACTTGCTATGACCTCAGCAAAAACACGTCCCACTCCTGTTGCATTATTAGTGCTCTCAAGCATCCCTAACTAATGGATAACATAGCATTATACTAGTAgcatattaaaattaaataaattcataGGTCAACTCAACCTTCCAATTGTAAAAGATTCTTCTAATTCATGCATGATTCGGCCCTAATACACGGCAAATTATATTTGTACATATCTCTTCAAATATCAAGTCttttaaagttgtttttttttttggttaattaaaAGTTGAAAgatgctattttttttgtttacaatcagctgagaatcgaactcaggacctataATATACTACATAAATCCCTCATcattagaccaaacctagtggctttgaAAAATGCTATTTGTTAGGAATGATTTAAGAGAAGAAATACAAGAATCAAACTTTGTAGTATCTTAAAAAATGATGTCACTTGTTCttatgagcttagctcagttgacaatgacatcacactatatgtacAAGAGCCGGAGTTCGAACATCGGACACTCTACATTTTcactttaaggtggattttctaaccattaaactatttgacaaaaaaattaaatgatgtcattttaatatccttctttagtGGAAATCATGGGGGTAATGGATGTAAACAAGGGTGAAGATTTATTCTTACAATCATGTCAAACTAATGTACTGATGTAATTCCTAACTAATATGGCTGTACGAGAATCCGTAGCTACTAAGGAAGAAGGTCGAGCCATAATGGATTGATGTGGCATAGCGGCGACTGAAATCGATCTGAAAATAAGCTTTTCCATTAAAAGTTTAGTTGAATTAAATTCGGAGACTCATGAGTCAAGATAGaccttatgaaaaaaaaaatgttagttgCAAATTACTTATGAACAAATTTTATCAATGACAAAAATATCTTTGTGATATCAATCTCTTTTCAACCTTTACATTTCAAAGGTAACATCATATACATCCATTAGAAGATGAACACCtttaaaacctttttttttccttgttatTAAACATGAAAATGAGAAAAGTTACGTATGTTGAATTTCTTTTTCCTTATTAAGATAAGAGCAATGCTATGTAAGCCGAAAGAATCTTTCACGAAGTGGTTGCGAATAGCTCTTGGGCGGAAAACATAGGGTGcttgttattataatttttttgatgaaGTGGTCagggaaaaaaaatgaaatctaAGGGACAATAAATTGCCAAGTCATTCGCCACCTGTTCACGAAAGTGATTTCGCTGTATCTAGCATTATACTTtagataattacacatgaacgaAAGGTCTACGTgcaacaagctgcgccgctaaaCCTAGGTAAAGGATATAAATAATACAACCACAACCAAAAGGAAAAATGCTTAATATAGCAACAAAACACATTACAAGATCACAAACAAGTTAAAGCACTCCACAAGTGaaagtttgaccaaatttatatccactACCTCTCATTTTCTGGCCATAATGAGATTTTATTGGTCCACTACGATTCGTAAGGCATTCTTGATCAGAAGTCCTCGAGAAAAATAGCATTGATGTAATCAAAAAAGTatgaataatataaatttttctcTTGTAAAAATCTCTAGCACACAAACATGATATACCACTTTCTTTCCTTGGGGAAAAAGAAAGTTGAAATATGAAACTAGTCACAATTGAAAATACCTATAACATTGCCTTCATTTTCTATATAGAGGACACAAGAACCATTGCTTACTGTCCCCACATTCACATACTCAAAGGACAAAAAACCAGTTCCTCCTAATATGATATGCTTCCTTGTAGTTGCAATGTCTCCATCATAAAATAATGTTTGAAAAGACAAATTGTATTGGAGATCAATACCTACCTCAAAACTTGCAACATACAACAGAAGCATTAAGCATAATTACTCTATACTCCGAAATAACTACATGTCAAGCAATACCAGGAAAGAAAAAACTACAGATTCAagcacaaaaatataatatagaaCATGAAGTAAAGTTATCATTAAGAAAGGTTATTATAGGTCACAATCGCTGTGACCTACCGAACTCACTGTCGTTATAAACTTATACTAACCCATCAAGCACAAACACTCTTCGGATTAGACGTGTCACGGCGTCGGACACATGACCGACATCAtaccgacacttataattacaatgaattatgtcattttcttaaataattACCATGTCGACGTGTCGGTCTGTGTCCATGCCATAGAACCAAAGTTTAGGCATGAAATATAATTACACAATAATCTATACTCCTAACTTAGTCACACACATAATGTGCAAGgtttcttttcaaaaaatacTATGAACCCAGATTCTCGACAGTTATGGAAATCAAAGTCGCACAGTCAGATCTTGATTGTGGATCAAAGATCAGACGACTTTGTCTAACTTTGTAAAGTCAACTTTAACATATATATCAAAATACGCCATCTGATATTTCATCTAACGACCAAGATCTACAACAGAATCCAAATCTGTTCACCAAGTAGAAGCAATTACCCAGTATGTAACTTTTGTATCTTTGTCATGAAATTGGAATATCAGGTCAACAAGCAGAAGAAAATTTGCATAACATTACAGTTTCCACAATCACAAAGTGTCTTACAATGAAATATCCACAAATGATAACTGGGGTCCCTTACCAGCTTTGAGTTCCACTAAACAATAAAGAAAGcatttcaaattcattcaaaatatcTGTAGCTCTTTTACATAAATTATGACACTACTGCTTTTATTGAACAGCTAGGACAAACATGATCATCCCATGGCATACTTCTGTGTCCAGCTGCGAGCTGTGGCTTCGTACTTGGACCTGTCGGTCTTGTACATGTGTGCAATTTCAGGCACAAGTGGATCATCAGGGTTGGGGTCCGTCAGCAATGAGCAAATTGATAAAAGGACCTAAAATATATGGATTAGTTTCTCGGAGGGTCTAAACAGCAATCTATAGAAACAAAATTTACAGACTACATTCCTTAATATGTAAAATTTCAACGCTAATGCTCGGCAACTGTCTCATGACAGGCATGATATATAAACAGTAGCTCAGAAATTACATTATCTATGTTGAGTAAGTGGCAAGAGAAACAAGCAAGATAATATCAAACCTTGGATATGGTTAGTGCTGGGCTCCACTGTTCCTTGAGAATGTCGAGACATATACTGCCATTACTATTGATGTTTGGGTGGAAGACCTTGGTCCTAAAAGCAACCTGCAGTTGTTAATCACATTAGTTTTATTAGTTCTACACTTAGTCTTAAAAAGTAATAAATGTTCACTAATTTACTACTGCAAAGTAAAACAGtagtttaaaaagaaaattaaactaGAAAATCCTACTGTAAGATTGGATTAGCAAAGTTCTTCCATTAACTTCCAGTTCCACGACCCAGTTTTCCATACACTAATTAAACTTTCATTCAAACCTCTTTTTAACTAACCACAAGCTATGTAGCCAAGCACAGGCGCATGCAAGAACACACTGGGGTGACAAAAAGAGGCGAATCCCGAAACAAAAATGTGGGAAGCAACAGTCCAGACACATACCCCCTCAATGTAAAAAGGATAGGACTTCGAAAGGAGCATTTTGGTTAAACAAAAACGTAGGTTGATAAAAGTAATCAGACGAGGTTGCTTGTTGTGGGATGGGATTGATGTACACAGTTAAGGTGGTGCTCAAGAAGCGGCAGAGAGGAAATTGCTAAAAGAACACGGTCTCCAAAACTACTTTAAgaaattgggaaggaccattcTCTTCATCCATCCATTATGCGGTGATAGAtacatcataattttttaaatcttCCCAAAACTCTTGTTCTACATTCTTTTCTATAGTATTTTGTTTCCTACAGAGATTCTCAAAACACATCAGGCAATGAAAAGTgtataattataaaagaaaagcTTTTCAATCCAGACTCTACTACCCTTTGGTGCAAATACAATTGTGCAATGTGGAATAAGTCATAATAATTAGtaacattttcttcttcttttgaatGCAATGTATTCAGCAAAAGAAAACATTAGAGACCTTCACGCAAATGGATTTTCACAACTAAAAATTGATCTCCAATAATGAGCAGTGATGTGTTGTTCGATCCACGTACACTGTTTGGAATTTGGataaaaaatgtgaaggagGGATGTTGGATGGGGAGAGAAAGATGGGAATATACAAGTTTCTATTGCCTGTTTATGGAGAGAAAGTAGAGAAAATGGAAAGATCGATGTGGAACACAAAATTtctccaaagaaaaaataaaacacgaATTTGAAGACAATTTCACTGTCATTTTATATATCTGTTTCTCTCCCATCTAATTTGTAAAAGGCATATCAAAACAAcatatcttcttcctcttcccatTTTTCATCCCAACCAAAACAGCAGAGAGAAGATTTGatgttttctctattttctcttttcttcatttttttacaaTCCTATTTTCTCCTTGCATCCAAAAAGTCAAAATCATAGTGACTCAATATGAGACTAAGTGGTAGCTGAACACTATACTCATGCAATCTCATACAATGTTTGCAACTCCCATAGAGAGGCCCTATCTCTATTCTATATTTATAgatgaaaattaaaatgcacATAAATAAATTGTTGCCTATGAACACTTCAAACAAACACATCCTCATGTCATTCACAGACGATCAAACCAATAATTCAGCATAAGGATAAATTCTTCCGTGATTTTAATGGAGAAAGCGATCTTATTTCCTGTGCTTAAAAAGACTAGAATACATATTACGCATGTATGAAAGTTCAGTTAAGCAAGTTCACAGTTGCATGTTTGCATATCAAAGTAAGATAAAAAGCAATGGAGAGAAGAAATTGCAATTCCATAGTATTGGTGGTAAGAATCTACTAGTAGAAAATTTCTCCTTAAATGGACTGAATAATCCAAATATTTTTAACCAGTcagacaaaaagaaagaaacttaCGCACAGGTTATCTTTCTATTCTATAGCACAGAGAAAGTCCTCTATGTTTTATTTGTGGTTGATTATAATTGATTTACTTGCACCGCAGGCTATATAAAAAACTCTCATGATGTTTTCTACACACTTGCACAACAACAATAAGAAAAGACCCACAGTGAGATTGACAGAGAAGCTATATGGTGTTAGGATATAGAATGAAGGGAAATTAAAGTAGTTAAGAGTAGGTATAGAAGTTAATTAGTTAGTTATTTTAGTTAGTTGGGTTTGTTTGTTAGTTGTCTGTCGGTTAGTTTTCTGTTTTAGGCCAGATGTCATTGATCTTTGCCCTCTCCTTGTGTATAGGAATTCTATAACTATAGACTTCCATTCCCTTAGAAAGtatcttatgaaaaatattgttttgactGGTTTCAAACCAGTGTTCAGAGAGTATCTTCTCTGgaatatcttttttctttttcttatcaATATTGATATCTTTTTGGATAGCCAATTATTGGGTTCCTAACATATGGTAGGTAAACCCAATTCCCCGTATACAAAGTTATACAATTTCACTCCATAAACATTTTGCCATCTAGAAATTGTGTACTGGGGAGATGTGTTTATAAGATTCAAATGTGTTATTTGTTGTGATACAAAGGTGCCACCCAAGatcaaaggaaagaaaaatcaatttatgGTACTGAGTGCAAGACAATAAAATGTAAACAGAAGCGAAACATCTAAGTGTTGCAGAGATTATAGTGTGGCTGATGTGTGGACATACAAGACAAGATCATGAATGAATGTGTTAGAGAGAAATTGGAGTGCATCAACTATTCAGCAAAAGATGGTTGGCTACATGACACTATTCAGCAAAAGATGGTTGGCTACATGACAAGATGAGAAGCACAATAATTAGAGACACTgaaagaccaaaaaaaatacaagcgaaagaaataattaaaaagggcTTATATCTAAAAAAACGTTTATGAAGAACTGGTTCTTGACAAAACACAATCATGTTTGATCCATGTAGCCAACTCAACCTATAGTATGAAAAAAGactttgttttattgtgttCTCAAGAGAAAATGAAGTACCAGTGTACCATGAAATATGAAGGAGAAAATACAAGAGTGGATAAGGTATCCTCCAAAAGAAACTACAAACTGTTTGGGGCAAAACCCCACAGAAAAAACCAAAGCGAACAGGTTAGAAGGGGAACAAAAATGAACGCCACA encodes:
- the LOC123921728 gene encoding ubiquitin-conjugating enzyme E2-17 kDa, whose product is MASKRILKELKDLQKDPPTSCSAGPVAEDMFHWQATIMGPTDSPYAGGVFLVSIHFPPDYPFKPPKVAFRTKVFHPNINSNGSICLDILKEQWSPALTISKVLLSICSLLTDPNPDDPLVPEIAHMYKTDRSKYEATARSWTQKYAMG